The proteins below are encoded in one region of Cytophagales bacterium:
- a CDS encoding FAD-binding protein, whose protein sequence is MKRHQFVLKPELGFDEANLQSWLIRAGHLSKGQYHRITRRSVDARRKQVKVNLEVEISEQPFTVDFVEYRPPQRSVVSEYPIIIVGAGPAGLFAALKAIELGMKPIVLERGKDVQARRRDLAAINKHHVVNSESNYCFGEGGAGTYSDGKLYTRSKKRGSIRRVFEILVAHGATEEILFEAHPHIGTNKLPKIVTALREAILEWGGEVHFDSKVTDFLVENDEIKGVRVNDQYDLTGKGVILATGHSARDIFELLQLKQISIEAKPFALGVRVEHPQPLIDSIQYHCDLRGDYLPAAAYSLVNQTQFKGIERGVFSFCMCPGGFIVPAATAPGEVVVNGMSPSRRDSKYANSGIVAAVELEDVPEFHNHGELAMLKFQQSIEQTAWEFGGKTQTAPAQRLADFVQKSTSTSLNDTSYQPGLQSVDIHEVLPPFIASRLRQGFKAFGKKMHGYLTNEAQIVGVESRSSSPIRIPRDKETLEHPQIKGLFPCGEGAGYAGGIVSAAMDGERCAEALHNLRNSI, encoded by the coding sequence ATGAAGCGACACCAATTTGTACTCAAGCCTGAGCTCGGGTTTGATGAAGCCAATTTACAATCCTGGCTAATAAGAGCCGGACATCTTTCCAAAGGACAATACCATCGCATCACGCGGCGAAGTGTTGATGCACGTCGGAAACAAGTCAAGGTAAATCTGGAAGTAGAGATCAGCGAACAGCCGTTTACCGTTGATTTCGTAGAATACCGACCTCCTCAACGATCTGTAGTAAGCGAATATCCCATCATCATCGTGGGAGCTGGTCCTGCCGGCTTATTTGCTGCCCTAAAGGCCATCGAACTGGGCATGAAGCCTATTGTGCTGGAGAGGGGAAAAGACGTGCAAGCACGACGGAGGGATTTGGCCGCTATCAACAAACACCATGTCGTAAACTCCGAATCTAATTATTGCTTTGGTGAAGGCGGCGCTGGTACCTATTCAGACGGTAAACTTTACACGCGTTCAAAGAAACGAGGCAGCATTCGAAGGGTATTCGAAATTTTGGTGGCCCATGGCGCTACGGAAGAGATCCTTTTCGAAGCACATCCGCACATTGGTACCAATAAACTCCCAAAGATCGTCACCGCGCTGCGTGAAGCCATTCTGGAATGGGGCGGTGAGGTACATTTCGATTCAAAAGTGACCGATTTCCTCGTAGAGAATGACGAGATCAAAGGAGTACGTGTAAACGATCAATACGACCTGACAGGCAAGGGAGTAATTCTTGCTACTGGCCATTCAGCCCGAGATATCTTCGAGCTGCTGCAGCTGAAACAAATCTCAATTGAAGCCAAGCCTTTCGCCCTTGGTGTGCGTGTAGAGCATCCACAACCGCTGATCGATAGCATCCAATACCATTGTGATCTTCGAGGTGATTATCTCCCAGCTGCGGCCTATTCGCTGGTCAATCAGACGCAATTCAAAGGAATAGAACGAGGTGTCTTCTCATTTTGTATGTGCCCCGGGGGATTCATCGTTCCTGCAGCTACGGCTCCAGGAGAAGTAGTGGTCAATGGCATGAGTCCTTCTCGTAGGGATAGTAAATATGCCAATTCTGGAATCGTAGCGGCGGTTGAATTGGAAGATGTCCCTGAATTTCATAATCATGGTGAGTTGGCCATGTTGAAATTTCAACAATCTATTGAGCAAACGGCCTGGGAATTTGGAGGAAAGACCCAAACTGCACCCGCCCAGCGACTGGCGGATTTTGTTCAAAAGTCCACCTCCACTTCGTTGAACGATACTTCTTACCAACCCGGATTGCAATCGGTCGACATACATGAGGTACTACCTCCGTTTATTGCTAGTCGATTGAGACAGGGATTTAAAGCATTTGGCAAGAAAATGCACGGCTATCTGACCAACGAAGCCCAAATAGTTGGGGTAGAAAGTAGAAGCTCCTCCCCAATTCGAATTCCAAGGGATAAAGAAACCCTGGAGCACCCACAGATCAAAGGGTTGTTTCCATGTGGTGAAGGTGCAGGATATGCAGGTGGAATCGTCAGCGCAGCAATGGATGGTGAACGATGTGCCGAAGCTCTACACAATCTCAGAAATAGTATATAG
- a CDS encoding NifU family protein, giving the protein MESSTPQMVNIYTESNPNPNSLKFVANYMLMPEGTSEDFRTKETTENAPLAAKLFEFPYVQGVFYMSNFITVTKDEETDWYEVKGEIQSFIKSYLESGEPLLTKASEAKKEQPAMPPIGGEEDLETKIINILDEYIKPAVEMDGGAISFHSFNDGKVKVQLQGSCSGCPSSTVTLKAGIENLLKRMVPEVQEVEAEGV; this is encoded by the coding sequence ATGGAATCGTCTACCCCTCAAATGGTCAATATATATACGGAATCAAATCCTAACCCCAATTCGCTGAAGTTTGTAGCGAATTACATGTTGATGCCAGAAGGCACCAGCGAGGATTTCCGAACCAAAGAAACAACTGAAAATGCACCATTGGCAGCCAAGTTGTTTGAATTCCCCTATGTCCAGGGGGTATTTTATATGAGCAACTTCATCACAGTTACCAAGGACGAAGAAACAGATTGGTATGAGGTGAAAGGAGAGATCCAAAGCTTTATAAAATCTTATTTGGAATCGGGTGAACCTTTGTTGACCAAAGCTTCGGAAGCTAAAAAGGAGCAGCCAGCAATGCCTCCTATTGGTGGTGAAGAAGATCTGGAAACTAAAATCATCAACATTCTTGACGAGTACATCAAACCTGCTGTTGAGATGGATGGCGGAGCCATTTCCTTCCATTCTTTCAATGACGGCAAAGTGAAAGTACAGTTGCAAGGTTCTTGCTCAGGATGCCCTTCTTCTACGGTTACTCTGAAAGCCGGAATCGAAAACCTTCTGAAAAGAATGGTTCCCGAAGTACAGGAAGTAGAGGCTGAAGGAGTGTGA
- a CDS encoding dicarboxylate/amino acid:cation symporter has translation MKKLPLHIKVIIGLLLGTVYAFLSVKFGWNQFTLDYVKPLGDIFINILKMIAVPLVLFSIISGVASLKDIRKLGRIGAKTLGLYLTTTMIAVVVGLLIVNVYKPGTRVDEDTRKEFRVSYELWQKSTPGVPKLDDICLSCEPENKDLVARVVEKEGRVAKNEWVEDKLNKAENAKDQGPLQPVVDLVPSNIFASLVDMSMLQIIFFAVFFGIVLVAMPEEKSKPVFSVIDGLNEAFVKMVMMVMQAMPIFVFALMAGQIVKAAGTDPDKFFELLSFLLQYSLVLVFGLAIMAFIFYPTVISTLIKKVKYLKFLKGIRDAQITAFSTSSSVATLPVTMDCMHNNVKVPEKVTSFVLPIGATVNMDGTSLYQAVAVISMAQLHMVDLTIAQQLVIIFTATLASIGAAAIPSAGLVLMIIVLESVGLNPAWIAIIFPVDRILDMCRTVVNVTGDATVSTLVASSEGELGDME, from the coding sequence ATGAAGAAACTTCCATTGCACATCAAGGTGATCATTGGTCTTTTGCTGGGGACCGTTTACGCGTTTCTCTCAGTAAAATTCGGCTGGAACCAGTTCACCCTCGATTACGTCAAACCTTTGGGGGACATCTTCATCAATATTCTGAAAATGATCGCAGTACCGCTGGTGTTGTTTTCCATCATCTCGGGCGTTGCTTCGCTTAAAGACATCAGAAAGCTAGGTCGAATCGGTGCCAAAACACTGGGACTGTACCTGACCACTACCATGATTGCTGTGGTTGTCGGGCTCTTAATCGTGAATGTGTACAAGCCAGGGACTCGCGTCGATGAAGACACACGCAAAGAGTTTCGTGTAAGCTATGAGCTGTGGCAAAAAAGCACGCCTGGTGTTCCCAAACTGGATGATATCTGCCTTTCGTGTGAACCGGAAAATAAAGACCTTGTTGCGAGAGTGGTAGAGAAAGAAGGCCGAGTTGCAAAAAACGAATGGGTTGAAGATAAGCTCAATAAGGCGGAAAATGCGAAAGATCAGGGACCACTACAACCGGTAGTGGATCTGGTGCCATCTAACATATTTGCTTCTCTGGTCGACATGTCCATGTTACAGATCATCTTTTTCGCCGTATTCTTCGGTATAGTGCTTGTGGCCATGCCGGAAGAAAAAAGTAAACCAGTTTTTTCAGTCATTGACGGCTTGAATGAAGCCTTTGTGAAAATGGTGATGATGGTGATGCAAGCCATGCCGATTTTCGTATTTGCCCTCATGGCTGGTCAAATTGTGAAAGCTGCGGGTACGGATCCTGATAAGTTCTTCGAATTACTTTCCTTCCTGTTACAATACTCATTGGTACTGGTCTTTGGGTTAGCCATCATGGCATTCATCTTCTATCCTACGGTTATTTCCACTTTGATCAAGAAAGTCAAGTATTTGAAATTTCTGAAAGGTATCCGAGATGCACAGATCACTGCCTTTTCTACCTCTTCTTCTGTAGCAACATTGCCTGTGACCATGGATTGTATGCACAACAACGTAAAAGTCCCGGAGAAAGTAACGAGTTTCGTGCTTCCTATCGGTGCTACGGTTAACATGGATGGAACCAGCCTTTATCAGGCAGTTGCGGTGATTTCCATGGCCCAGCTACATATGGTGGACCTTACCATCGCGCAACAACTGGTCATCATCTTCACCGCTACATTGGCCTCTATTGGTGCTGCAGCGATTCCAAGCGCCGGACTGGTTTTGATGATCATCGTTCTGGAATCTGTAGGCCTGAATCCTGCCTGGATTGCGATCATATTCCCGGTTGATCGAATTCTGGACATGTGTAGAACCGTAGTAAACGTAACTGGCGATGCAACCGTATCTACTTTGGTTGCTAGCAGCGAAGGTGAATTAGGAGACATGGAATAG
- the aroC gene encoding chorismate synthase: protein MGNSFGNLFRITTFGESHGKGIGVILDGCPAGVSVDEDFIQNELARRKPGQSKITTQRKEEDEVEILSGVFEGKTTGTPISMVIRNKDQKSKDYSHIAEKFRPSHADYTYQEKYGIRDYRGGGRSSARETAARVAAGAIAKLMLKELGVVSHSFVSQVGDLKLEKSYQDLDLSLIDSNAVRCPDPETADQMFEYIDEVRKSRDTVGGIITGVIRGVPVGLGEPVFDKLHAELGKAMLSINAVKGFEYGSGFEGVKKRGSEHNDEFYKDGDHIRTRTNYSGGVQGGISNGEDIYFNVAFKPVATLMQDQSSVDQEGNEVTVSGKGRHDPCVVPRAVPIVEAMAALVIADFYLISRTNKLHD from the coding sequence ATGGGAAATAGCTTTGGTAATCTCTTTCGGATTACCACTTTTGGCGAATCGCACGGAAAAGGCATTGGCGTCATTTTAGACGGATGTCCCGCTGGCGTTTCAGTAGATGAGGATTTCATTCAAAATGAATTGGCCCGGCGAAAGCCAGGCCAGTCTAAGATCACCACGCAACGAAAAGAGGAGGATGAGGTAGAGATCCTTTCCGGTGTTTTCGAAGGTAAAACCACGGGAACACCTATTTCAATGGTCATCCGCAACAAAGACCAGAAAAGCAAAGACTATTCGCATATTGCTGAAAAGTTTCGGCCTTCACATGCTGATTATACTTATCAGGAAAAGTACGGCATTCGTGACTACCGTGGAGGCGGGCGTAGTTCAGCCCGGGAAACAGCGGCGCGAGTTGCTGCAGGAGCCATCGCCAAGCTCATGTTGAAAGAACTTGGCGTAGTAAGCCATTCTTTCGTGTCACAAGTTGGGGATTTGAAATTGGAGAAGTCTTATCAGGACCTGGACCTGTCTTTGATCGATTCGAATGCCGTGAGATGTCCCGATCCGGAAACTGCAGATCAAATGTTTGAATACATTGATGAAGTCCGAAAAAGCCGGGACACAGTTGGCGGGATCATTACTGGTGTCATACGAGGAGTTCCTGTAGGACTAGGGGAGCCAGTTTTTGATAAGCTGCACGCAGAATTGGGCAAGGCCATGTTGAGCATCAACGCGGTGAAAGGCTTTGAATATGGCAGTGGTTTCGAGGGCGTCAAAAAAAGAGGTTCCGAACATAACGATGAATTCTACAAAGACGGAGACCACATCCGTACCCGCACGAATTACTCAGGCGGGGTACAAGGCGGTATCTCCAATGGCGAGGATATCTATTTTAATGTGGCTTTCAAGCCTGTAGCTACCCTGATGCAAGACCAAAGCAGTGTAGATCAGGAAGGCAATGAGGTTACCGTAAGTGGAAAAGGCAGACACGATCCTTGTGTTGTCCCACGTGCTGTCCCGATCGTGGAAGCCATGGCGGCATTGGTCATTGCTGATTTCTATTTAATCAGCAGAACGAATAAATTACACGACTAA
- a CDS encoding BatD family protein, with translation MKSILSCLWFISIVITASAQEVSVKYGGDEVAVNQVFTITLTIENERLKNYSPFPEIDGFLKRGTSSSTSTSFINGKMTSSQSIIQNYQPTKEGTFNIPDFTIAVNGKNYEVQGTTVTVGPAAQRSQRNNSDAFDPFDFFNRRRQPSQQQEFVDVQAEAFLALTTDKKEVYVGEGFTTTLAFYVAESNRADMRFYELGKQITEIVKQIKPENCWEENFNIDNINGQPVTLNGKPYTQYKIFQAAYYPLNEEPIEFESVGLKLIKYKVAKNPSFFGRNRQEDFETFYSKPKTVEVVPLPPHPLRESVSVGTFDLTENISNKALKTGESFNYQFKVRGIGNISSVEAPRIPEDGQFDFYEPNIQQDVRRAQNLVSGTKAFNFYGIPNEPGTYNLGDYMQWIYFDPDKEQYDTLRSELVVNVSGESRKNEYISSSDLGSFYDQIQYEENALASVSGDELMKYLTNALIIVVLVILTVFRRNEIRDGFAQFVESNNIQIVKALALLIGIHVVINSALLVLPFDVELLQFFLMILMAVATIIVLGRLLFRSKRYIVAGDMFFYNFISIFIATLINGLITGSMTQYDWSNTFIFTFIGHLLFAFILIQIHALGHFFVRQGYSKWDAIIPFKNLYILCKITDKHFITELLLAFIPIVNIYYTYLLFSKVCQLQKIDDKHAIFATIFPFVAQSKIFYDNKENYARIYKFGYGK, from the coding sequence ATGAAGTCAATATTAAGTTGCCTGTGGTTCATTTCAATCGTTATCACTGCTTCCGCGCAGGAAGTTTCTGTGAAATACGGAGGCGACGAAGTAGCAGTTAATCAGGTGTTTACAATAACACTTACAATTGAGAATGAGCGACTAAAAAATTACAGCCCTTTTCCCGAGATTGACGGTTTTTTGAAGCGAGGTACCTCTTCCAGTACCTCTACCAGCTTCATCAACGGGAAAATGACCTCCTCTCAGAGTATCATCCAAAACTATCAGCCTACGAAAGAAGGCACCTTCAACATTCCGGACTTTACTATCGCTGTGAATGGGAAAAATTATGAGGTTCAAGGGACCACCGTTACCGTAGGCCCCGCAGCGCAACGATCTCAACGTAACAACTCCGACGCTTTTGACCCCTTTGACTTCTTTAATCGACGTAGGCAGCCCAGTCAACAACAAGAATTTGTAGATGTGCAGGCGGAAGCCTTCCTCGCCCTGACAACTGATAAAAAAGAAGTGTACGTCGGTGAAGGTTTCACCACCACACTTGCCTTTTACGTAGCCGAGTCCAATCGTGCAGACATGCGGTTCTATGAATTGGGCAAACAAATCACGGAAATCGTCAAGCAGATCAAACCTGAGAACTGCTGGGAAGAAAATTTTAACATTGATAACATTAATGGGCAGCCAGTCACGTTGAATGGCAAACCATACACGCAGTACAAAATCTTTCAGGCGGCTTACTATCCTCTTAACGAAGAACCCATCGAATTTGAATCTGTTGGTTTGAAATTGATCAAATACAAAGTGGCCAAGAACCCAAGCTTCTTTGGCAGAAATCGACAAGAGGACTTTGAAACGTTCTATTCCAAGCCAAAGACAGTTGAAGTAGTTCCATTGCCTCCACACCCGTTAAGAGAAAGCGTTTCAGTTGGAACGTTTGACCTGACCGAGAACATTTCGAACAAAGCGCTAAAAACAGGAGAAAGCTTCAATTATCAATTCAAGGTCCGAGGGATAGGCAACATCAGTTCAGTAGAAGCGCCACGCATTCCGGAAGATGGCCAATTTGATTTTTATGAGCCCAACATCCAACAAGATGTTCGAAGGGCCCAGAACCTGGTTTCCGGAACAAAAGCCTTTAATTTTTATGGCATTCCTAATGAACCAGGGACCTATAACCTGGGAGACTACATGCAATGGATCTACTTTGATCCGGACAAAGAACAATACGATACACTACGTTCAGAACTGGTGGTGAATGTAAGTGGAGAAAGTCGCAAAAATGAATATATCTCTTCCAGCGACCTGGGCAGCTTTTATGACCAGATCCAGTATGAGGAGAATGCACTCGCCAGTGTTTCGGGAGATGAGTTGATGAAATATTTAACCAACGCGTTGATCATAGTCGTCCTGGTGATTTTAACCGTTTTTCGAAGAAACGAAATTAGAGATGGATTTGCTCAATTCGTCGAGTCAAATAACATTCAAATAGTCAAAGCGCTGGCTTTATTGATTGGCATTCATGTGGTGATTAATTCCGCACTACTGGTATTACCGTTCGATGTTGAACTCTTACAGTTCTTTTTGATGATCCTCATGGCTGTGGCAACAATCATTGTTTTAGGTAGATTGCTGTTCAGAAGTAAGCGTTACATCGTCGCCGGAGACATGTTCTTTTACAACTTCATCTCGATTTTTATAGCCACACTGATCAATGGACTCATTACCGGAAGCATGACACAATATGACTGGTCCAACACTTTTATTTTCACCTTTATCGGTCATCTGTTATTTGCTTTCATACTGATTCAGATCCATGCCCTGGGGCATTTTTTTGTAAGACAAGGTTATTCCAAATGGGATGCAATCATCCCTTTTAAAAACCTTTACATTTTATGTAAAATCACCGATAAGCACTTTATCACAGAATTACTGTTGGCGTTCATCCCTATAGTCAACATTTATTACACTTATCTCCTGTTTTCAAAAGTTTGTCAACTTCAGAAAATCGATGACAAACATGCTATTTTCGCTACGATTTTTCCTTTCGTAGCACAATCAAAAATTTTCTACGACAACAAGGAGAATTACGCTCGCATTTACAAGTTTGGATATGGGAAATAG
- a CDS encoding FtsX-like permease family protein yields MIFAQNYGVRFQKCPSTFPGLKHRVLKPSRSNTPKYTTRFLKWFLHPDYLEDIQGDLAEEFELQKNQRSITWANQWYRYQVLRLFRPAMMKKPDPVKPVENSTTMFRNYLKIGLRNLWKYKSSTAINVIGLTTGLTAFLLISIFVKDEFSYDRNHEKGEQIYRVTVKNFDNSGSISRHWAFASAGHAERLKEDYAAITHATRFYCWAFPDLTIDNRKLPSQQVVFADDDVFDMFTFPFIIGDPNTAFEDIFSLVLSEEMAIKMFGSDWRDQDILGKTIELSGRGQKAPFTITGVMETMPEQQHFHFDYLAPLRFLEQMFGQDAMNNVGGNYNWLTYVLLDPNVQLPEMESLTVEFFDKYIGKMSNGREARDFFAFEFQPLFDIHLHSNLEGEYETNGDIQQVFIFSVVGILLLLVACINYMNLATSHYSRRMKEVGVRKAIGARKATLIKQFLTESSLITLISLPIALALAYLCLPYVNDFLVKKMSFDLLFEGELLLIVVAVVIGIGFIAGSYPAAFLAKINLIQALKGEQSLNAKKWNFRSWLVTFQFAVTISLIFAILVIESQMRFINSNDPGFRREQILEVFLSRNINDLEVFKNELLRLPAVESATYSSRIPTGRLSDSMGARVFKGDSAVSTGFRLPFIRVDEDFNKTFEIDLIAGEDFRKDQSMDRDSIGYYIINRTAAERLGYLKPEEAIGKRLSYGPYNGQRFKVGRIQGVVEDFNFESIKSPIVPMVMLKAANPRRISLKMNTQDLQSTLRSIEDIWTQFEPERSVRYQFVDESFKDQYEQEQKLSNMLKVFTFIAILIACLGLIGMVGFIIETKIKEIGIRKVLGADTGKIMYLIGNRFIVLILLAFVISLPIAYFLMSDWLEVFAYRINISVWVIVAPLFLTLLLTLVAISYQTFKASTVNPVLCLKDE; encoded by the coding sequence GTGATATTCGCTCAGAATTATGGAGTGCGGTTCCAAAAATGTCCTTCGACTTTTCCTGGACTTAAACATCGAGTGCTGAAACCCTCAAGGTCAAATACACCAAAATATACCACACGCTTTTTGAAGTGGTTTCTTCATCCGGATTACCTGGAAGACATCCAGGGCGATCTCGCGGAGGAATTCGAATTACAGAAAAATCAAAGGTCAATCACATGGGCGAACCAATGGTATCGGTATCAGGTGCTGCGGCTATTCAGGCCGGCAATGATGAAAAAACCCGATCCGGTAAAGCCCGTCGAAAACTCAACTACCATGTTTAGAAACTATCTCAAAATCGGTCTGAGAAACTTGTGGAAATACAAGTCAAGCACGGCCATCAATGTCATCGGTCTCACTACGGGCCTAACGGCATTCCTGCTCATTAGCATTTTTGTCAAAGACGAATTCTCTTATGATCGCAATCATGAGAAAGGCGAGCAGATCTATCGGGTCACGGTAAAAAACTTTGATAACAGTGGCTCGATTTCACGGCACTGGGCCTTCGCATCTGCAGGACATGCGGAACGATTGAAAGAAGACTATGCCGCCATTACTCACGCTACCAGATTCTATTGCTGGGCATTTCCGGATCTCACCATTGATAATCGTAAGCTGCCTTCACAACAGGTCGTTTTCGCGGATGATGATGTATTCGACATGTTCACTTTCCCATTCATTATCGGTGATCCCAACACCGCTTTTGAGGACATCTTTTCTCTGGTCCTTAGCGAAGAAATGGCCATAAAAATGTTTGGTAGCGACTGGCGGGATCAGGACATCCTGGGGAAAACCATCGAATTATCAGGCAGGGGCCAAAAAGCACCTTTTACCATCACGGGGGTCATGGAGACCATGCCAGAGCAACAGCATTTTCATTTCGACTATCTGGCGCCTCTTCGCTTCCTGGAACAAATGTTCGGACAAGATGCGATGAACAATGTCGGGGGAAATTATAACTGGCTGACTTATGTTTTGCTCGACCCTAACGTCCAACTTCCTGAGATGGAAAGCCTGACCGTGGAATTTTTTGATAAATACATTGGAAAGATGAGCAACGGCCGGGAGGCTCGTGACTTTTTCGCCTTTGAATTCCAGCCGCTGTTCGATATCCACTTACATTCCAATTTGGAAGGAGAGTATGAAACCAACGGAGACATTCAGCAAGTTTTTATCTTCTCTGTGGTGGGCATCTTATTGTTACTGGTCGCTTGCATCAATTATATGAACCTGGCTACTTCACATTATTCCAGACGCATGAAGGAAGTTGGCGTTCGAAAAGCCATTGGAGCCCGTAAGGCAACTTTAATCAAGCAATTTCTAACCGAGTCTTCTTTGATCACTTTGATCTCATTGCCTATCGCCTTAGCCCTTGCTTACTTGTGCCTGCCGTATGTCAATGACTTTCTGGTGAAAAAGATGTCATTTGATCTGCTATTTGAGGGAGAATTGCTACTCATAGTTGTAGCTGTAGTCATCGGTATTGGATTCATCGCTGGTTCTTATCCTGCAGCCTTTCTGGCAAAGATCAACCTCATCCAGGCATTGAAAGGAGAACAATCACTCAATGCAAAAAAATGGAATTTCCGTTCCTGGCTGGTGACCTTTCAATTTGCTGTGACCATTTCTTTGATCTTCGCCATACTGGTAATTGAATCTCAGATGCGATTCATCAACAGCAATGATCCTGGTTTTCGTCGGGAACAAATCCTTGAAGTTTTCTTATCCAGGAACATCAATGATCTGGAGGTCTTCAAAAATGAATTGCTGCGTTTACCTGCAGTGGAGAGTGCCACATATTCGTCTAGAATCCCTACAGGTCGACTTTCCGATAGTATGGGTGCACGAGTCTTCAAAGGTGATTCTGCTGTAAGCACAGGCTTTAGATTGCCATTCATCAGAGTAGATGAAGACTTCAATAAGACATTTGAAATCGACCTGATTGCCGGAGAAGACTTTCGAAAAGACCAAAGCATGGACCGTGATAGCATCGGCTACTACATCATTAATCGAACTGCCGCAGAAAGACTAGGATACCTGAAACCAGAAGAAGCAATAGGTAAACGACTTAGTTATGGGCCATACAATGGACAAAGATTCAAGGTCGGTCGTATCCAGGGAGTGGTCGAAGATTTCAATTTTGAATCGATCAAAAGCCCGATTGTTCCCATGGTGATGCTGAAAGCCGCCAATCCAAGAAGAATTTCACTCAAAATGAATACGCAGGACTTACAAAGTACGCTTAGATCCATTGAAGACATCTGGACACAATTTGAGCCGGAGAGATCCGTGAGATATCAATTTGTAGATGAATCTTTCAAAGATCAATACGAACAAGAACAGAAATTGAGCAACATGCTGAAGGTCTTTACCTTTATCGCGATTCTGATTGCCTGTCTGGGTCTCATTGGTATGGTGGGATTCATTATCGAGACGAAAATAAAGGAAATCGGGATCAGAAAAGTATTGGGTGCCGATACAGGAAAGATCATGTATCTGATCGGCAATCGATTCATTGTCTTGATTCTGTTAGCCTTTGTTATTTCTTTACCAATCGCGTATTTTCTGATGTCAGATTGGCTCGAAGTGTTTGCTTATCGGATCAATATCTCGGTTTGGGTCATCGTGGCACCTTTGTTCCTTACGTTGCTGCTTACTTTAGTTGCGATTTCTTACCAGACATTTAAGGCTTCCACGGTTAATCCTGTGCTTTGTTTGAAGGATGAGTAG
- a CDS encoding helix-turn-helix transcriptional regulator, with amino-acid sequence MKPYQLGEFEEIVLLTVAILQDDAYGVTIRHEIEQRAQRKVSVSALQTALRRMEKKGYLESAFGEATAVRGGKRKRYFKVTRMGVKALEHTRDIRSELWSAVPKMSFDFSWT; translated from the coding sequence ATGAAACCTTACCAATTAGGTGAATTTGAAGAGATCGTTTTGCTGACCGTAGCTATCCTTCAGGATGACGCATACGGAGTGACGATCCGGCATGAAATAGAGCAGCGAGCACAACGAAAAGTAAGCGTGAGTGCACTCCAAACGGCTTTGCGACGCATGGAGAAAAAGGGCTATCTGGAGTCCGCATTTGGAGAGGCTACGGCTGTCCGGGGTGGAAAGCGCAAGCGATATTTCAAAGTAACGCGCATGGGTGTAAAAGCACTGGAACATACGCGTGATATTCGCTCAGAATTATGGAGTGCGGTTCCAAAAATGTCCTTCGACTTTTCCTGGACTTAA